In one Amaranthus tricolor cultivar Red isolate AtriRed21 chromosome 8, ASM2621246v1, whole genome shotgun sequence genomic region, the following are encoded:
- the LOC130820566 gene encoding uncharacterized protein At2g02148 isoform X2 codes for MGTRVPINDYDVENNSHNVDNNNLRSADSYIDESNLDDVKNGSEIDRISNDAHDALTEDSLDQDEGSNNGDCLVEVYKNPIQIPNIGVDDDQSSLESSGSLRKSCSVLTANDLMPIETARAKFLQIVVDNFIGDHIIEKGVACIENGVESVDDKSNKRKSTEYHYEGDPRFVLPLMYVANLYETLVGEVNMRLSPLNGLREKTIGVALEASGGLYRKLTQKFPKTGCISFRRRELATSHETRNKFPELVVQDVKRVRFVVANGLEIIEKPNNVPADDAEWFKRLTGRTEVAITSRDYKFYNPRHKVRRTSSNTSPIVPGLLSYNSNIDHELQSATEGSREQETPAKHSLVTMCRQPQYQPVILNNNQSVNQNQQTTLVGCPHESGQSSHLSDMAHGHESPTFSQSMASLESLGGSHIIGRLNMMPTSPAKFCDECGSPYLRPTSKFCSQCGTKRFGI; via the exons ATGGGAACTAGGGTTCCAATTAATGATTATGatgttgaaaataatagtcataatgTTGATAACAATAATTTAAGATCAGCTGATTCTTACATTGATGAGAGCAATTTGGATGATGTGAAAAATGGGAGTGAAATTGATAGAATCAGCAATGATGCTCATGATGCCCTCACTGAAGATAGTTTAGATCAAGATGAGGGTTCCAATAATGGG GACTGCTTGGTTGAGGTGTACAAAAATCCGATTCAGATTCCTAACATCGGAGTTGATGACGATCAGTCTAGCCTAGAAAGTAGTGGGTCTCTTAGAAAATCTTGCAGTGTTTTAACAGCAAATG ATCTTATGCCAATTGAAACCGCACGGGCTAAATTCTTGCAAATTGTGGTGGATAATTTTATTGGCGACCATATTATAGAGAAGGGTGTTGCTTGTATTGAAAATGGTGTTGAGTCTGTAGatgataaatcaaacaaaagaaAGTCCACAGAATATCATTATGAAGGAGATCCAAGGTTTGTTTTGCCGTTGATGTATGTGGCTAATCTGTATGAAACTCTGGTCGGTGAAGTGAACATGAGATTATCCCCATTAAATGGTTTGCGTGAAAAGACCATCGGAGTAGCGCTTGAAGCTTCGGGTGGGCTCTACAGGAAGCTGACTCAGAAATTTCCTAAAACAG GTTGCATTTCTTTTAGAAGACGGGAATTAGCTACTTCTCATGAAACAAGGAATAAATTTCCAGAGTTAGTTGTCCAAGACGTGAAGCGGGTTCGTTTTGTGGTGGCCAATGGCTTGGAAATTATTGAAAAGCCTAATAATGTCCCTGCTGATGATGCAGAATG GTTCAAGCGTTTGACAGGTCGAACTGAAGTAGCAATTACTTCCAGGGACTATAAGTTCTACAACCCTAGACATAAAGTTAGGCGTACCTCTTCAAACACTTCACCGATTGTCCCCGGTTTGCTT TCATATAACAGCAACATTGACCACGAGTTGCAGTCTGCAACAGAG GGTTCAAGGGAGCAGGAGACACCTGCAAAACATTCTTTGGTGACAATGTGTCGTCAGCCACAATATCAACCCGTCATCTTGAATAATAACCAGTCTGTTAATCAGAATCAGCAGACAACTCTCGTAGGTTGCCCTCATGAAAGTGGGCAATCTTCTCATTTATCTGACATGGCTCATGGCCATGAATCTCCCACCTTTTCTCAGAGCATGGCGTCATTAGAGTCTCTTGGAGGAAGTCACATTATAGGTCGTTTGAATATGATG CCAACCAGTCCTGCAAAGTTCTGCGATGAATGTGGATCACCATACTTGAGGCCAACGTCCAAGTTCTGCTCGCAGTGTGGTACAAAGCGGTTTGGGATATGA
- the LOC130820566 gene encoding uncharacterized protein At2g02148 isoform X3 — protein MGTRVPINDYDVENNSHNVDNNNLRSADSYIDESNLDDVKNGSEIDRISNDAHDALTEDSLDQDEGSNNGDCLVEVYKNPIQIPNIGVDDDQSSLESSGSLRKSCSVLTANDLMPIETARAKFLQIVVDNFIGDHIIEKGVACIENGVESVDDKSNKRKSTEYHYEGDPRFVLPLMYVANLYETLVGEVNMRLSPLNGLREKTIGVALEASGGLYRKLTQKFPKTGCISFRRRELATSHETRNKFPELVVQDVKRVRFVVANGLEIIEKPNNVPADDAEWFKRLTGRTEVAITSRDYKFYNPRHKVRRTSSNTSPIVPGLLSYNSNIDHELQSATEQGSREQETPAKHSLVTMCRQPQYQPVILNNNQSVNQNQQTTLVGCPHESGQSSHLSDMAHGHESPTFSQSMASLESLGGSHIIGRLNMMC, from the exons ATGGGAACTAGGGTTCCAATTAATGATTATGatgttgaaaataatagtcataatgTTGATAACAATAATTTAAGATCAGCTGATTCTTACATTGATGAGAGCAATTTGGATGATGTGAAAAATGGGAGTGAAATTGATAGAATCAGCAATGATGCTCATGATGCCCTCACTGAAGATAGTTTAGATCAAGATGAGGGTTCCAATAATGGG GACTGCTTGGTTGAGGTGTACAAAAATCCGATTCAGATTCCTAACATCGGAGTTGATGACGATCAGTCTAGCCTAGAAAGTAGTGGGTCTCTTAGAAAATCTTGCAGTGTTTTAACAGCAAATG ATCTTATGCCAATTGAAACCGCACGGGCTAAATTCTTGCAAATTGTGGTGGATAATTTTATTGGCGACCATATTATAGAGAAGGGTGTTGCTTGTATTGAAAATGGTGTTGAGTCTGTAGatgataaatcaaacaaaagaaAGTCCACAGAATATCATTATGAAGGAGATCCAAGGTTTGTTTTGCCGTTGATGTATGTGGCTAATCTGTATGAAACTCTGGTCGGTGAAGTGAACATGAGATTATCCCCATTAAATGGTTTGCGTGAAAAGACCATCGGAGTAGCGCTTGAAGCTTCGGGTGGGCTCTACAGGAAGCTGACTCAGAAATTTCCTAAAACAG GTTGCATTTCTTTTAGAAGACGGGAATTAGCTACTTCTCATGAAACAAGGAATAAATTTCCAGAGTTAGTTGTCCAAGACGTGAAGCGGGTTCGTTTTGTGGTGGCCAATGGCTTGGAAATTATTGAAAAGCCTAATAATGTCCCTGCTGATGATGCAGAATG GTTCAAGCGTTTGACAGGTCGAACTGAAGTAGCAATTACTTCCAGGGACTATAAGTTCTACAACCCTAGACATAAAGTTAGGCGTACCTCTTCAAACACTTCACCGATTGTCCCCGGTTTGCTT TCATATAACAGCAACATTGACCACGAGTTGCAGTCTGCAACAGAG CAGGGTTCAAGGGAGCAGGAGACACCTGCAAAACATTCTTTGGTGACAATGTGTCGTCAGCCACAATATCAACCCGTCATCTTGAATAATAACCAGTCTGTTAATCAGAATCAGCAGACAACTCTCGTAGGTTGCCCTCATGAAAGTGGGCAATCTTCTCATTTATCTGACATGGCTCATGGCCATGAATCTCCCACCTTTTCTCAGAGCATGGCGTCATTAGAGTCTCTTGGAGGAAGTCACATTATAGGTCGTTTGAATATGATG TGTTGA
- the LOC130820566 gene encoding uncharacterized protein At2g02148 isoform X1, protein MGTRVPINDYDVENNSHNVDNNNLRSADSYIDESNLDDVKNGSEIDRISNDAHDALTEDSLDQDEGSNNGDCLVEVYKNPIQIPNIGVDDDQSSLESSGSLRKSCSVLTANDLMPIETARAKFLQIVVDNFIGDHIIEKGVACIENGVESVDDKSNKRKSTEYHYEGDPRFVLPLMYVANLYETLVGEVNMRLSPLNGLREKTIGVALEASGGLYRKLTQKFPKTGCISFRRRELATSHETRNKFPELVVQDVKRVRFVVANGLEIIEKPNNVPADDAEWFKRLTGRTEVAITSRDYKFYNPRHKVRRTSSNTSPIVPGLLSYNSNIDHELQSATEQGSREQETPAKHSLVTMCRQPQYQPVILNNNQSVNQNQQTTLVGCPHESGQSSHLSDMAHGHESPTFSQSMASLESLGGSHIIGRLNMMPTSPAKFCDECGSPYLRPTSKFCSQCGTKRFGI, encoded by the exons ATGGGAACTAGGGTTCCAATTAATGATTATGatgttgaaaataatagtcataatgTTGATAACAATAATTTAAGATCAGCTGATTCTTACATTGATGAGAGCAATTTGGATGATGTGAAAAATGGGAGTGAAATTGATAGAATCAGCAATGATGCTCATGATGCCCTCACTGAAGATAGTTTAGATCAAGATGAGGGTTCCAATAATGGG GACTGCTTGGTTGAGGTGTACAAAAATCCGATTCAGATTCCTAACATCGGAGTTGATGACGATCAGTCTAGCCTAGAAAGTAGTGGGTCTCTTAGAAAATCTTGCAGTGTTTTAACAGCAAATG ATCTTATGCCAATTGAAACCGCACGGGCTAAATTCTTGCAAATTGTGGTGGATAATTTTATTGGCGACCATATTATAGAGAAGGGTGTTGCTTGTATTGAAAATGGTGTTGAGTCTGTAGatgataaatcaaacaaaagaaAGTCCACAGAATATCATTATGAAGGAGATCCAAGGTTTGTTTTGCCGTTGATGTATGTGGCTAATCTGTATGAAACTCTGGTCGGTGAAGTGAACATGAGATTATCCCCATTAAATGGTTTGCGTGAAAAGACCATCGGAGTAGCGCTTGAAGCTTCGGGTGGGCTCTACAGGAAGCTGACTCAGAAATTTCCTAAAACAG GTTGCATTTCTTTTAGAAGACGGGAATTAGCTACTTCTCATGAAACAAGGAATAAATTTCCAGAGTTAGTTGTCCAAGACGTGAAGCGGGTTCGTTTTGTGGTGGCCAATGGCTTGGAAATTATTGAAAAGCCTAATAATGTCCCTGCTGATGATGCAGAATG GTTCAAGCGTTTGACAGGTCGAACTGAAGTAGCAATTACTTCCAGGGACTATAAGTTCTACAACCCTAGACATAAAGTTAGGCGTACCTCTTCAAACACTTCACCGATTGTCCCCGGTTTGCTT TCATATAACAGCAACATTGACCACGAGTTGCAGTCTGCAACAGAG CAGGGTTCAAGGGAGCAGGAGACACCTGCAAAACATTCTTTGGTGACAATGTGTCGTCAGCCACAATATCAACCCGTCATCTTGAATAATAACCAGTCTGTTAATCAGAATCAGCAGACAACTCTCGTAGGTTGCCCTCATGAAAGTGGGCAATCTTCTCATTTATCTGACATGGCTCATGGCCATGAATCTCCCACCTTTTCTCAGAGCATGGCGTCATTAGAGTCTCTTGGAGGAAGTCACATTATAGGTCGTTTGAATATGATG CCAACCAGTCCTGCAAAGTTCTGCGATGAATGTGGATCACCATACTTGAGGCCAACGTCCAAGTTCTGCTCGCAGTGTGGTACAAAGCGGTTTGGGATATGA